One segment of Anopheles stephensi strain Indian chromosome 3, UCI_ANSTEP_V1.0, whole genome shotgun sequence DNA contains the following:
- the LOC118510966 gene encoding gamma-aminobutyric acid type B receptor subunit 1 isoform X2 — MKSNTTKPHLGCFSEASNSVACFLQYPTVFYLALAVLFIGSVNGANQLHIGGIFPIAGKGGWQGGQACMPAAKLALQDVNENPDLLPGFNLTLHSNDSECEPGLGASVMYNLLYNSPQKLMLLAGCSTVCTTVAEAAKMWNLVVLCYGASSPALSDRSRFPTLFRTHPSATVHNPTRIKLMQKFGWSRVAILQQAEEVFISTVEDLETRCKDAGIEIVTRQSFLSDPTDAVRNLRRQDARIIVGLFYVVAARRVLCEMYKQQLYGRAYVWFFIGWYEDNWYEVNLKNENISCTKEQMKMAAEGHLTTEALMWNQNNQKTISGMSSEDFRKRLNAALIVEGYDISHNRYPEGYQEAPLAYDAVWSVALAFNKTMQRLTEQNSGKNLKDFTYTDKEIANAIYAAMNSTQFLGVSGVVAFSSQGDRIALTQIEQMIDGQYYKLGYYDTQADNLTWFNKEKWDGEKVPQDRTIVRRVLRTVSLPLFICMSTISSFGILVAITLIIFNIWHRHRRVIQSSHPVCNTIMLFGVIICLVSVILLGIDGQFITADNYPKVCQARAWILSTGFTLAYGAMFSKVWRVHRFTTKTKTDPKKKVEPWKLYTMVSGLLTIDLVILLTWQMQDPLQRRLETFPLEDPISSNDDVKIRPELEHCESHNNSVWLGVIYGFKGLILVFGLFLAYETRSIKVKQINDSRYVGMSIYNVVVLCLITAPVAMVIASQQDASFAFVALAVIFCCFLSMLLIFVPKVIEVLRHPKDKVESKFSNDTGISKEDEERYQKLISENDDLQKLIAQKEDKIRILKQRLTERETKNTAQPFNEPLNGNTVCGVQFNRSSSTALAPK, encoded by the exons ATGAAAAGTAACACTACAAAGCCTCATTTAGGATGTTTTAGCGAAGCATCTAACAGT GTAGCATGTTTCCTGCAATACCCAACAGTGTTCTACCTGGCGTTAGCAGTCCTTTTTATCGGAAGTGTGAATGGTGCAAACCAACTGCATATTGGCGGAATCTTTCCCATAGCGGGAAAGGGCGGTTGGCAGGGTGGACAAGCATGCATGCCAGCCGCCAAGCTTGCTCTACAGGATGTGAATGAAAATCCAGACCTTTTGCCAGGATTTAACCTTACGCTTCACAGCAATGATAGCGAG TGCGAACCAGGCCTTGGAGCAAGTGTTATGTACAATCTATTGTACAATTCACCTCAAAAGCTGATGCTGTTAGCGGGATGCAGTACCGTATGTACGACGGTAGCAGAGGCAGCCAAAATGTGGAATTTAGTTGTG CTTTGCTACGGAGCTTCCAGTCCGGCTCTATCCGATCGCAGCCGATTTCCCACCCTGTTCAGAACACATCCGTCGGCTACCGTTCACAATCCGACTAGGATAAAGTTGATGCAAAAGTTTGGCTGGTCAAGAGTTGCAATCTTACAGCAGGCAGAGGAAGTCTTCATATCG acAGTAGAGGATTTAGAAACCAGATGCAAAGATGCCGGCATCGAAATAGTGACGAGACAATCATTTCTATCCGACCCTACCGATGCAGTGCGAAACTTACGACGTCAGGATGCTCGCATCATAGTGGGGTTGTTTTATGTGGTGGCAGCACGGCGTGTCCTTTGCGAGATGTACAAACAACAGCTTTATGGAAGGGCTTACGTGTGGTTTTTCATTG GATGGTACGAGGACAATTGGTACGAGGTAAACTTGAAGAACGAAAACATTTCGTGCACAAAAGAGCAAATGAAAATGGCGGCCGAGGGTCACCTGACAACGGAGGCGCTTATGTGGAATCAGAACAATCAGAAAACGATATCAGGGATGTCATCGGAGGATTTTCG AAAACGGTTGAATGCTGCCCTGATTGTTGAGGGCTACGATATTAGCCACAATCGCTATCCCGAAGGATATCAGGAGGCTCCACTCGCCTACGACGCAGTATGGAGTGTGGCATTAGCGTTTAATAAGACGATGCAGAGACTAACGGAACAAAACTCGGGTAAAAATTTGAAAGACTTCACATACACGGACAAGGAAATAGCGAACGCCATCTATGCAGCCATGAACTCGACCCAATTTCTGGGCGTATCG GGTGTGGTTGCCTTCAGCTCGCAGGGCGATCGTATCGCGTTGACGCAAATCGAGCAAATGATAGACGGACAGTACTACAAACTGGGATACTACGACACACAGGCCGATAACCTAACCTGGTTTAACAAGGAGAAGTGGGACGGAGAAAAG GTCCCCCAAGATCGTACAATTGTGAGACGAGTGCTGAGAACCGTGTCTTTGCCACTATTTATCTGTATGAGCACAATCTCGAGTTTTGGCATACTGGTAGCAATAACGCTGATCATATTTAACATTTGGCATAGACACCGGAG GGTCATTCAATCGTCACATCCCGTTTGCAACACCATCATGCTTTTTGGAGTTATCATATGTCTCGTGTCCGTGATTTTGTTGGGCATTGATGGGCAGTTCATAACGGCCGACAACTATCCAAAG GTATGTCAAGCGAGGGCCTGGATTCTTTCGACTGGATTCACCTTAGCTTACGGGGCCATGTTTAGCAAAGTGTGGCGTGTACATCGCTTTACAACGAAAACTAAAACGGATCCCAAG AAAAAAGTGGAGCCATGGAAATTGTACACAATGGTGTCGGGGCTTTTGACGATTGACTTAGTAATACTTCTCACCTGGCAAATGCAGGATCCTCTCCAACGAAGACTAGAAACATTCCCCCTAGAGGATCcgatatcttctaatgatgatGTGAAAATACGACCAGAATTGGAGCACTGCGAAAGCCACAACAATTCAGTTTGGCTAG GAGTCATTTACGGCTTTAAGGGATTGATATTAGTGTTTGGACTCTTCCTGGCATACGAGACACGCTCCATCAAGGTGAAGCAAATCAACGACTCCCGTTACGTTGGAATGAGCATTTACAATGTCGTCGTCCTATGCCTCATCACTGCTCCTGTCGCCATGGTGATAGCGTCGCAGCAAGATGCATCCTTTGCGTTTGTGGCGCTGGCCGTCATCTTTTGCTGCTTTCTAAGTATGCTGTTAATTTTCGTGCCGAAG GTGATAGAGGTGTTACGTCATCCGAAGGACAAGGTCGAATCCAAGTTCAGCAATGATACCGGCATTTCGAAGGAGGACGAGGAACGCTATCAAAAATTGATTTCTGAAAATGACGATCTGCAGAAACTAATCGCTCAG AAGGAGGATAAAATACGAATTCTAAAACAACGACTCACGGAACGGGAAACGAAGAATACTGCTCAACCCTTTAACGAACCCTTGAATGGTAACACCGTGTGTGGCGTACAGTTCAATCGATCGTCTTCGACCGCTCTGGCTCCAAAGTAA
- the LOC118510966 gene encoding gamma-aminobutyric acid type B receptor subunit 1 isoform X1, with translation MKSNTTKPHLGCFSEASNSVACFLQYPTVFYLALAVLFIGSVNGANQLHIGGIFPIAGKGGWQGGQACMPAAKLALQDVNENPDLLPGFNLTLHSNDSECEPGLGASVMYNLLYNSPQKLMLLAGCSTVCTTVAEAAKMWNLVVLCYGASSPALSDRSRFPTLFRTHPSATVHNPTRIKLMQKFGWSRVAILQQAEEVFISTVEDLETRCKDAGIEIVTRQSFLSDPTDAVRNLRRQDARIIVGLFYVVAARRVLCEMYKQQLYGRAYVWFFIGWYEDNWYEVNLKNENISCTKEQMKMAAEGHLTTEALMWNQNNQKTISGMSSEDFRKRLNAALIVEGYDISHNRYPEGYQEAPLAYDAVWSVALAFNKTMQRLTEQNSGKNLKDFTYTDKEIANAIYAAMNSTQFLGVSGVVAFSSQGDRIALTQIEQMIDGQYYKLGYYDTQADNLTWFNKEKWDGEKVPQDRTIVRRVLRTVSLPLFICMSTISSFGILVAITLIIFNIWHRHRRVIQSSHPVCNTIMLFGVIICLVSVILLGIDGQFITADNYPKVCQARAWILSTGFTLAYGAMFSKVWRVHRFTTKTKTDPKVRELHCKMLDFIAFLFNAFYYLQKKVEPWKLYTMVSGLLTIDLVILLTWQMQDPLQRRLETFPLEDPISSNDDVKIRPELEHCESHNNSVWLGVIYGFKGLILVFGLFLAYETRSIKVKQINDSRYVGMSIYNVVVLCLITAPVAMVIASQQDASFAFVALAVIFCCFLSMLLIFVPKVIEVLRHPKDKVESKFSNDTGISKEDEERYQKLISENDDLQKLIAQKEDKIRILKQRLTERETKNTAQPFNEPLNGNTVCGVQFNRSSSTALAPK, from the exons ATGAAAAGTAACACTACAAAGCCTCATTTAGGATGTTTTAGCGAAGCATCTAACAGT GTAGCATGTTTCCTGCAATACCCAACAGTGTTCTACCTGGCGTTAGCAGTCCTTTTTATCGGAAGTGTGAATGGTGCAAACCAACTGCATATTGGCGGAATCTTTCCCATAGCGGGAAAGGGCGGTTGGCAGGGTGGACAAGCATGCATGCCAGCCGCCAAGCTTGCTCTACAGGATGTGAATGAAAATCCAGACCTTTTGCCAGGATTTAACCTTACGCTTCACAGCAATGATAGCGAG TGCGAACCAGGCCTTGGAGCAAGTGTTATGTACAATCTATTGTACAATTCACCTCAAAAGCTGATGCTGTTAGCGGGATGCAGTACCGTATGTACGACGGTAGCAGAGGCAGCCAAAATGTGGAATTTAGTTGTG CTTTGCTACGGAGCTTCCAGTCCGGCTCTATCCGATCGCAGCCGATTTCCCACCCTGTTCAGAACACATCCGTCGGCTACCGTTCACAATCCGACTAGGATAAAGTTGATGCAAAAGTTTGGCTGGTCAAGAGTTGCAATCTTACAGCAGGCAGAGGAAGTCTTCATATCG acAGTAGAGGATTTAGAAACCAGATGCAAAGATGCCGGCATCGAAATAGTGACGAGACAATCATTTCTATCCGACCCTACCGATGCAGTGCGAAACTTACGACGTCAGGATGCTCGCATCATAGTGGGGTTGTTTTATGTGGTGGCAGCACGGCGTGTCCTTTGCGAGATGTACAAACAACAGCTTTATGGAAGGGCTTACGTGTGGTTTTTCATTG GATGGTACGAGGACAATTGGTACGAGGTAAACTTGAAGAACGAAAACATTTCGTGCACAAAAGAGCAAATGAAAATGGCGGCCGAGGGTCACCTGACAACGGAGGCGCTTATGTGGAATCAGAACAATCAGAAAACGATATCAGGGATGTCATCGGAGGATTTTCG AAAACGGTTGAATGCTGCCCTGATTGTTGAGGGCTACGATATTAGCCACAATCGCTATCCCGAAGGATATCAGGAGGCTCCACTCGCCTACGACGCAGTATGGAGTGTGGCATTAGCGTTTAATAAGACGATGCAGAGACTAACGGAACAAAACTCGGGTAAAAATTTGAAAGACTTCACATACACGGACAAGGAAATAGCGAACGCCATCTATGCAGCCATGAACTCGACCCAATTTCTGGGCGTATCG GGTGTGGTTGCCTTCAGCTCGCAGGGCGATCGTATCGCGTTGACGCAAATCGAGCAAATGATAGACGGACAGTACTACAAACTGGGATACTACGACACACAGGCCGATAACCTAACCTGGTTTAACAAGGAGAAGTGGGACGGAGAAAAG GTCCCCCAAGATCGTACAATTGTGAGACGAGTGCTGAGAACCGTGTCTTTGCCACTATTTATCTGTATGAGCACAATCTCGAGTTTTGGCATACTGGTAGCAATAACGCTGATCATATTTAACATTTGGCATAGACACCGGAG GGTCATTCAATCGTCACATCCCGTTTGCAACACCATCATGCTTTTTGGAGTTATCATATGTCTCGTGTCCGTGATTTTGTTGGGCATTGATGGGCAGTTCATAACGGCCGACAACTATCCAAAG GTATGTCAAGCGAGGGCCTGGATTCTTTCGACTGGATTCACCTTAGCTTACGGGGCCATGTTTAGCAAAGTGTGGCGTGTACATCGCTTTACAACGAAAACTAAAACGGATCCCAAGGTGCGGGAGTTACATTGTAAAATGTTGGATTTCATTGCATTCTTGTTTAACGCTTTTTACTATCTACAGAAAAAAGTGGAGCCATGGAAATTGTACACAATGGTGTCGGGGCTTTTGACGATTGACTTAGTAATACTTCTCACCTGGCAAATGCAGGATCCTCTCCAACGAAGACTAGAAACATTCCCCCTAGAGGATCcgatatcttctaatgatgatGTGAAAATACGACCAGAATTGGAGCACTGCGAAAGCCACAACAATTCAGTTTGGCTAG GAGTCATTTACGGCTTTAAGGGATTGATATTAGTGTTTGGACTCTTCCTGGCATACGAGACACGCTCCATCAAGGTGAAGCAAATCAACGACTCCCGTTACGTTGGAATGAGCATTTACAATGTCGTCGTCCTATGCCTCATCACTGCTCCTGTCGCCATGGTGATAGCGTCGCAGCAAGATGCATCCTTTGCGTTTGTGGCGCTGGCCGTCATCTTTTGCTGCTTTCTAAGTATGCTGTTAATTTTCGTGCCGAAG GTGATAGAGGTGTTACGTCATCCGAAGGACAAGGTCGAATCCAAGTTCAGCAATGATACCGGCATTTCGAAGGAGGACGAGGAACGCTATCAAAAATTGATTTCTGAAAATGACGATCTGCAGAAACTAATCGCTCAG AAGGAGGATAAAATACGAATTCTAAAACAACGACTCACGGAACGGGAAACGAAGAATACTGCTCAACCCTTTAACGAACCCTTGAATGGTAACACCGTGTGTGGCGTACAGTTCAATCGATCGTCTTCGACCGCTCTGGCTCCAAAGTAA
- the LOC118510967 gene encoding L-dopachrome tautomerase yellow-f2: protein MKLVLSSVVCSVAIIGALVILPNVLGVKLKEKFKWREVSFAWPSEDAKQDALSSGKYIVHNNLPLGLERWRDKLFITVPRWKSGVAASLTYVNVSDGMSPDLHPYPGWDENELPAERNGASDDGSRYLKNNATIISTFRVRADECDRLWVMDTGLADILGDAVQYAPPSLVLFDLYTDKLIRRHFFNSTLLKEDSFFANVIVDAERGDCDNAHAYIPDLGSYAVIVYSLAEDRAWRVKHNFFHFDPLAGDYNIGGVNFQWTDGVFGMAVGKRLLDGTRPVYFHAFSSTKEFMVSNTVLKNESYAQSSQAYYDYKLLGDRGPNSQSSAEFYDSETGVIFYTQVNKDGVGCWNTGMPLNADTQGLVDSDSDALVFPNDLKVDTEGTLWVLSDRLPMFIFTSLDAEQYNYRILVGETREIIKGTPCDK from the exons ATGAAGCTCGTTCTCAGTAGTGTAGTGTGTTCGGTGGCCATTATTGGGGCGCTGGTAATTCTGCCCAATGTGCTCGGTGTGAAGCTGAAGGAAAAGTTCAAGTGGCGCGAAGTATCGTTTGCCTGGCCTTCGGAGGATGCAAAACAGGATGCGTTGAGTTCCGGAAAATATATCGTGCACAACAATCTCCCCCTGGGCCTAGAACGCTGGCGGGACAAACTGTTTATCACTGTTCCAAG ATGGAAATCTGGTGTAGCTGCATCGCTGACATACGTGAACGTGTCGGACGGTATGAGTCCCGATTTGCACCCTTACCCGGGATGGGATGAAAATGAGCTTCCTGCAG AGCGCAATGGAGCATCTGATGACGGATCGAgatatttgaaaaataatgcCACCATCATTTCCACCTTCCGGGTCCGTGCTGACGAATGCGATCGTCTGTGGGTTATGGACACTGGACTGGCCGATATTCTCGGGGACGCTGTGCAGTACGCGCCACCTTCGCTTGTGCTTTTCGACCTGTACACGGATAAGCTCATTCGGCGCCACTTTTTCAACAGCACGCTGCTTAAGGAAGACTCATTCTTTGCGAATGTC ATCGTTGATGCAGAGCGCGGAGATTGCGATAATGCCCATGCGTACATTCCCGACTTGGGAAGCTATGCGGTGATAGTGTATTCTTTGGCAGAGGATCGAGCGTGGCGCGTGAAGCACAACTTCTTCCACTTTGATCCACTCGCGGGCGATTACAACATCGGTGGCGTGAATTTCCAGTGGACGGATGGTGTGTTTGGTATGGCCGTGGGAAAACGCCTGCTCGACGGTACCAGGCCCGTGTACTTTCACGCTTTTTCTAGCACGAAAGAGTTCATGGTATCAAACACGGTGCTGAAGAACGAATCGTACGCCCAAAGCTCGCAGGCGTACTACGACTACAAACTGTTGGGTGACCGTGGACCGAACTCGCAATCATCGGCCGAATTTTACGATTCCGAAACAGGCGTTATTTTCTACACGCAAGTCAACAAGGATGGTGTGGGCTGTTGGAATACGGGCATGCCGCTGAATGCAGACACCCAGGGTCTGGTTGATTCCGACAGTGATGCGCTAGTGTTTCCGAACGATCTTAAGGTGGACACCGAAGGAACGCTGTGGGTACTCTCCGATCGACTGCCTATGTTTATCTTCACGAGTTTGGATGCCGAGCAGTACAACTATCGCATTCTGGTAGGAGAAACACGAGAAATTATTAAGGGAACGCCGTGTGATAAGTGA